A genome region from Solanum pennellii chromosome 12, SPENNV200 includes the following:
- the LOC107005917 gene encoding probable glycosyltransferase At3g07620 yields MKYSSKFQSVCQIDKRKWILVVVLVAVTHLFCQTLMLPYGNALHSLLSESNIQLPKKVSQSSKEPSVVESAKIGERFSGTLSSFDDVHMLAHRLKTVDNSDVSEDGEIDESINEKDEVKPQSNHSVVKPMENDSDFVEDATIENNNLFDEMMDMDEETSMQKNNESRWDLSIEQVVKTTXELSADSELDANRNTVLNDTKAASVTNSSSVVASNHLDNLPLVTIGEINFIRTTTNNSSAGDLTQPLPNNGNHSLVQSTVKKKMRCMLPPKTVTTISQMERLLVRHRARSRAMRPRWSSERDKEILAARLQIENAPLLRNDREIYAPAFRNMSMFKRSYELMERILRVYVYKEGEKPIFHQPIMKGLYASEGWFMKLMEGNNKFVVKDPRKAHLFYLPFSSRMLEHSLYVRNSHNRTNLRQYLKDYSEKIAAKYRFWNRTGGADHFLVACHDWAPYETRHHMEHCIKALCNADVTLGFKIGRDVSLAETYVRSARNPLRDLGGKPASQRKVLAFYAGNMHGYLRPILLENWKDKDPDMEIFGPMPSGVASKMNYIQHMKSSKFCICPKGYEVNSPRVVEAIFYECVPVIISDNFVPPFFGVLNWDTFSLILAEKDIPNLKSILLSIPEKKYLDMQLAIRKVQRHFLWHAKPVKYDLFHMTLHSIWYNRVFQTKAR; encoded by the exons ATGAAGTACAGCTCGAAGTTTCAATCGGTGTGTCaaattgataaaagaaaatggaTTTTGGTAGTGGTTTTGGTGGCTGTGACTCATTTATTTTGTCAGACCTTGATGCTTCCGTATGGAAATGCTCTTCATTCCCTGTTATCCGAGAGCAATATTCAGCTACCCAAAAAGGTAAGTCAGTCGAGTAAAGAACCTTCTGTTGTTGAATCAGCTAAGATTGGTGAAAGATTTTCCGGAACGCTTTCAAGCTTTGATGATGTACATAT GTTGGCTCATCGCTTGAAAACTGTGGATAACAGTGATGTGAGTGAAGATGGTGAAATCGATGAGAGCATAAATGAGAAGGATGAGGTAAAACCACAGAGCAATCATTCAGTTGTCAAACCCATGGAAAATGACTCCGATTTTGTTGAAGATGCAactattgaaaataataatctatttgatgaaatgatGGACATGGACGAGGAAACTTCAATGCAGAAGAACAATGAATCTAGATGGGACCTTTCTATAGAGCAAGTAGTAAAAACAACTC NTGAACTTTCAGCTGACTCTGAGTTAGATGCAAATAGAAATACTGTGCTTAATGATACTAAAGCTGCAAGTGTGACTAACTCGTCATCTGTGGTTGCTTCAAACCATCTAGATAACTTGCCATTGGTTACTATAGGTGAAATAAATTTCATTCGTACTACTACTAACAACTCTTCAGCAGGAGATCTGACTCAACCTCTCCCAAATAATGGAAATCATTCGTTGGTGCAAAGTACAGTTAAAAAGAAGATGAGATGCATGTTGCCGCCAAAAACAGTAACTACAATCTCTCAGATGGAAAGGTTACTAGTTAGGCATCGTGCTCGTTCACGTGCTATG AGACCTAGATGGTCCTCGGAACGTGACAAGGAAATTCTGGCTGCTAGGTTACAGATAGAGAATGCTCCACTTCTGAGGAATGATCGAGAAATTTATGCTCCCGCCTTTCGAAATATGTCCATGTTCAAAAG GAGCTATGAACTCATGGAGCGGATTCTCAGAGTTTATGTCTACAAGGAAGGGGAGAAGCCCATTTTTCATCAACCAATAATGAAAGGATTGTATGCATCCGAGGGATGGTTCATGAAACTAATGGAGGGAAATAATAAGTTTGTTGTGAAGGATCCCCGAAAAGCTCATTTGTTCTACCTACCCTTTAGTTCGAGAATGCTGGAGCATTCTCTATACGTTCGTAATTCTCATAATCGAACAAACCTACGCCAATATTTGAAGGACTACTCAGAGAAGATTGCAGCAAAATACCGTTTCTGGAACAGAACTGGCGGGGCTGATCATTTTCTCGTTGCATGCCATGACTGG GCTCCGTATGAAACGAGGCATCACATGGAACATTGTATCAAGGCCCTGTGCAATGCTGATGTAACCTTAGGCTTCAAAATAGGAAGGGATGTATCCCTTGCGGAAACATATGTTCGTTCAGCCAGAAATCCTCTTAGAGATCTCGGAGGAAAACCAGCATCTCAAAGAAAAGTTCTTGCATTCTATGCTGGGAATATGCACGGATACTTGCGTCCAATCTTGCTCGAGAATTGGAAAGACAAAGATCCCGATATGGAGATATTTGGTCCGATGCCAAGTGGTGTTGCTAGCAAAATGAACTATATCCAGCATATGAAGAGCAGTAAGTTCTGCATCTGTCCAAAGGGCTATGAAGTCAACAGCCCGCGAGTAGTAGAGGCCATATTTTACGAATGTGTGCCCGTGATCATATCAGATAATTTCGTGCCTCCCTTTTTCGGAGTCTTGAATTGGGATACGTTCTCTTTAATCCTAGCTGAGAAGGACATTCCGAACTTGAAAAGCATACTTCTCTCCATACCGGAAAAGAAGTATCTCGATATGCAACTAGCTATCAGGAAGGTTCAGCGCCATTTCCTTTGGCACGCGAAGCCGGTAAAATATGACTTGTTTCATATGACACTTCATTCAATTTGGTACAATAGAGTTTTTCAAACAAAAGCTAGATGA